Below is a genomic region from Sphingopyxis terrae subsp. terrae NBRC 15098.
CAGGCGAGCGCGACGAGCCCCGACGACAAATATCTCGTATCTTTCTACGAACTCCAGCTCGGAATCGGCAAGACCGACAAGGCGATCCAGGGCAAGGCGCTCGACGGCATGCTCGAATCGGGCCTGACGCCGCCGGAAAGCCTGGCCGCCTATAATTTCTTCTCGGGCAATTTCGCCTATGGCGACAAGGATTATGCGAAGGCCGTCAAGCGTCTGGAAGCAGCAAAGGCCGCCGGTTCGACCGAGCAGGGCCTGTCGGTTCTTCTGATGGACAGCTATCTCAAGCTGAACCAGGTCGATCAGGGGCTTGCTGTTGCGAAGGAAGCAATCGCTGCTGCGCGTGCCGCGGGCCGTGTGCCGTCGGAAGAACTTTATGTTCGTCCGGCAGGCGCCTTGCAGGCGGCGAAGCGCAATGGCGAACTGCTCGATATGCTGGCGATGCGCCTGCAGGACTATCCGCAGCCGGTGATTTGGCGGAACACGCTTTTCATCCTGCTGCAGCAGGAAGCGAGCGACAAGGTCATGAACCTCGACACGTTCCGCCTAATGCGTGCAACCAAGTCGATGACGCAGCGTCCCGAATATCTTGAATATGCCGCGCTGGCGACCGAGGCGGGCTATCCGAGTGAAGCGGTTGCCGTGATCAAGGAAGGCCAGGCTGCGAACGTCATCCAGACGTCCGACGAGCGTTTCAACACGATCCTCGAATCGCAGGAACCGCGGGCCAAGGCCGACGCCGTCGCGCTCAAGGCCGACGCGGCCAAACCCGCAACCGCGGCGAACCCCAAGCTGGCGCGCCAGACCGCCGACGGCCTTGTCGGCATCGGCGACTATGCGACCGCGATCTCGCTGTATGAAAAGGCGGCTGCCGGCGGCGACCCGCTTGCGCAATATCGCCTCGGCGTGGCGCAGGCTCTCGCGGGACAGAAGGATGCGGCGATCGCCAGCTTCGCAAAGGTGCAGGGTGACCGGGCACGTCTGGCGAAACTGTGGACCATCCACCTCTCGGCAACAGCGCCCGCTGCAGCCGCAGCAGCGGCTCCCGCAGCCGCACCGGCGAACTGATCGGACATAAAAAAGGGCGCCCTCCCGCTGGGGAGGGCGCCCTTTTTCGTGCGCGCCGCGATTATGGCTCGACCGGGATGCCGGCGAGTTGTTTGGCGGTGCGAATCGTAAGCGACGTCTTCACGCTCGTGACATTCGGTGCCGAGGTGAGATGCGCCGTCAGGAACGACTGAAAGCTCTGCAAGTCGCGCGCGACGACCTTCAGCAGGAAGTCGATTTCGCCGTTGAGCATGTAACATTCGCGCACTTCGGCCAGCCCGCCGACATAATCCTCGAACGCCTTGAGGTCGGATTCGGCCTGACTGCGCAGGCTGACCATCGCGAAGACGGTGATCCCGTAACCCAGCTTCGCGGCATCGAGATCGGCGTGATAGGATCGTATCACGCCCGACTCCTCCAGTGCGCGGACGCGGCGCAGGCACGGGGGAGCCGTCAGCCCCACCTGCTGTGCCAATTCCACATTGGTTATCCGCCCATTTTTCTGCAGCTCGTTGAGGATCTGCAAATCAATTTGATCGAACTTCTGGCTTGCCATCATTGAAACATCCGCTTTCCCCGATTGCCCTCACCATAATATTATTTCAGGCGATTGCAATTGTCCCACAATGTGACGTGGCGCCCTTACCCTCTTTCGTGAGCGATTGATTCACGCTAGCCGCTAAGCTTCCGCTAACCAACAAAACGGGAATGGGCTGGCCTCGCGTGACCGCTGACTCGATGATCGCGACCATCTTGCGGCAAGCGCCGGCGGACCGCCGTGCGAGCATCGCCGCGTGGCGCCAGCTCACCGATATTCTGGCGCAGCGCGGCAATCAACTGGATACGACCGATATACGCCGCGCCTTCCACGCGCTCGCGGTGCTGCGCCGCGATGTGCCTGAAAAGGTGCGGCGCGATTGCGCCGTTGCGGTGGCCCGCCATGGGCGCTTTGCGCCGCTGGTCGCCTTTTATGCGAATGATGTGCCGGCGGTATCCGCGACGATGCTGCGCCGTGCCCGGCTGGCCGAAGCGGACTGGTTGGCGATGCTGCCGACGACCGCCGCCACCGCGCGCTCGATCCTCGCCGGGCGCAGCGATTTGCCCGTGAGCGTGCGCCGCGCACTGGACAGTTTGGGAGCGGGATCGGTCGCGCTGCCGCAACCCGCGATCGCGGCCGCCGACGCGTCGGCAGCGGACGTCGTCGACAACGCACCTGCGAGCCAGATCAGCGAACTGGTACGGCGAATTGACAAATATCAGTCGTCGCGCAGCAAGCCCGCTCCGGCAAGGCCGCGCACGAGCTTCCTGTTTGAAACCGGGCCTGACGGCGTGATCCGCTGGGTCGACGGAATAACCCGCGGCGCGGCGATCGGTCTGTCCATCGCCGAGAGTGCCTTGGGCGGCGAGCCAGGGACCGATGGCGCCGCAGTGGGCGCGTTTCGGCAGCGTGCCGAAATCGTCAACGCCCGTATGGTCCTTGAAGGGTCGGCAGCCGACGCCGGCGAGTGGCGCTTTTCGGCGTTGCCCTGGTTCGATCCCGCGACCGGCCAGTTTTGCGGCTATCGCGGCACCGCTCGGCGGCCGCAGCACAACGAATTGCCTTATGGCCGCCCGGAATCGAGCGATTCGGGCGACTCTATCCGGCAGTTGATCCATGAACTGCGCAGCCCGCTCAATGCGATTTCGGGCTTTGCCCAGATTATTTCGGGACAGATGTTTGGTCCGGTCAGCGGCGCCTATCGCAAGATGGCCGATTCGATCATCGCCGACGCAGGCGCGGTTCAGGACATCATCGACGATCTTGAGGTCGCGGCACGTTCGACAGGGGTCGTCGAGACGAAGGCGAGCGACGAGGTCGCCGACCTTGCTACGGTGATGGCGCAGATCGAAGGCGACCTGGCGCCGCTGCTCGCCGACCAGCGGATCGACCTCAGCATTTCGCGCGTCGGCGGCCCCTTTCTGGCCCATGCCGACGATGCCAATTCGCGGCGGATGGTCGGTCGGCTGCTCACCGCACTCGTCGATATTTGCGAAGCCGGTACGACGCTTGTCGGGCAACTGGTTGCGGAGGCCGGTCCCGATGACATGCTGCAACTGCGCATCGTGCGTCCCGCGGCGATCCGCTTCGCATCGGCGGCCGATCTGCTTGATCCGGGCTTCAGTCCCGAGGGTGAGGCGCCCGGCGCCGCGATCCTCAGCCTCGGCTTTTCGTTGCGACTGGTCGACAGCCTGGCGCGCGGCGCCGGGGGACGACTCGATATCGGTCATAATGCCTTGACCTTGTATCTTCCCTCGGCCAACCCAAGGGCCGACACCGAACTAGGTGCCCAACACGGCGAATAGCCGAACCGCATAGGGGCGGGGTAAAGGGGAATAAGGTGGGTTCTGCGGCCAATATTCAGGCCTATCCTCCGGAATCCGGTCAAATTGCACTCAAGAACGGTGAGGCGCCGCGCTTTTGGGTGACGATCGATACCGAGGAAGATTTTGACTGGAACGGACCATTTTCGCGGACCGGTTTCCGGCTCGATTCGGTCCCCGCGCTGTCCGCCTGCCAATCCTATTTCGAACGGGCCGGGGTGCGTCCCATCTATCTCGTCGACTGGCCGATCGTGCAGGACGACCGGGCGGTCGCCATTCTAGCACCGGCGCTGGCGTCAGGCCGCTGCGACATCGGCGCGCAACTCCATCCCTGGGTCACGCCGCCGTTCGACGAGGCGGTGAATGACCGCAACAGCTACACCGGCAATCTCCCCGAAACACTGCAGCGCGCCAAGATGCAGACGCTCCG
It encodes:
- a CDS encoding Lrp/AsnC family transcriptional regulator, whose product is MASQKFDQIDLQILNELQKNGRITNVELAQQVGLTAPPCLRRVRALEESGVIRSYHADLDAAKLGYGITVFAMVSLRSQAESDLKAFEDYVGGLAEVRECYMLNGEIDFLLKVVARDLQSFQSFLTAHLTSAPNVTSVKTSLTIRTAKQLAGIPVEP
- a CDS encoding sensor histidine kinase; its protein translation is MGWPRVTADSMIATILRQAPADRRASIAAWRQLTDILAQRGNQLDTTDIRRAFHALAVLRRDVPEKVRRDCAVAVARHGRFAPLVAFYANDVPAVSATMLRRARLAEADWLAMLPTTAATARSILAGRSDLPVSVRRALDSLGAGSVALPQPAIAAADASAADVVDNAPASQISELVRRIDKYQSSRSKPAPARPRTSFLFETGPDGVIRWVDGITRGAAIGLSIAESALGGEPGTDGAAVGAFRQRAEIVNARMVLEGSAADAGEWRFSALPWFDPATGQFCGYRGTARRPQHNELPYGRPESSDSGDSIRQLIHELRSPLNAISGFAQIISGQMFGPVSGAYRKMADSIIADAGAVQDIIDDLEVAARSTGVVETKASDEVADLATVMAQIEGDLAPLLADQRIDLSISRVGGPFLAHADDANSRRMVGRLLTALVDICEAGTTLVGQLVAEAGPDDMLQLRIVRPAAIRFASAADLLDPGFSPEGEAPGAAILSLGFSLRLVDSLARGAGGRLDIGHNALTLYLPSANPRADTELGAQHGE